In the Diprion similis isolate iyDipSimi1 chromosome 2, iyDipSimi1.1, whole genome shotgun sequence genome, one interval contains:
- the LOC124416664 gene encoding protein downstream neighbor of son homolog isoform X1, which produces MIIGTNATRNNTHAIENRKRASSRGRSHVEMLLVMTKFTFNPPMDENSASDLAEWKRPEQVMQLHRLKLRKRALQARMNRTSVEKASPSIDQNSSIPIIDIRQDSATLKRRNPFCRSVTTFKKHKTTPLTARELEASNDTTLFELLNIKKSGNPEKPGQNTPLSFSSVLTKLENGYAEEEAAPAPQGNNYIPVDWTLNTKMRFMSPKPFAWNGKLKTSEEASGTTGFVRCLDIGEKETTLDTSPNARFHQCCLVWQHPSLPWLELFPRSAGRASAAISSSPMAATNQHIKDALHREWSESFRSLFQLVRARQCPYFYVCTNTFTVLFRAAGICGVSEVHALLTPTTRGFRQILKQEDIVFTMPLRKNSKRRSDTTDSGCDTLDSSASNMTNPTDKEHLNDEDEDEDGPADKWLQSLGVEDSEIRKINNLQARLTQDKESDIDNSAESLIFVQDVETQALFNFLINCKSSIASTGALAGIPPTLLAPVAFHGATLKPLKVRESVVTIDKEKFYSLELRGPLLPHTLPSLCHLMTSSHLEQFSVSCAPLISTIPFSRAGNGREDAAASEESVKAPSNVFGQENLSDCGFSAKLLKHFCCPDPQRIQVLDSLKFSNDGYVWS; this is translated from the exons TATGACGAAATTCACTTTCAACCCACCAATGGATGAAAATTCTGCATCTGATCTAGCAGAATGGAAACGACCGGAGCAAGTGATGCAGCTTCATCGATTGAAGCTGAGAAAACGAGCGCTTCAGGCCCGCATGAACAGAACTTCGGTAGAAAAGGCTTCACCTTCAATAGATCAGAACAGTTCAATTCCTATAATCGACATCAGACAAGACTCAGCAACTTTGAAACGCAGGAACCCATTCTGTAGAAGTGTGACTACGTTTAAGAAGCACAAAACAACGCCATTAACGGCAAGGGAATTGGAAGCCAGCAACGACACAACCCTTTTTGAGTTGTTGAACATTAAAAAATCGGGAAACCCTGAAAAGCCTGGACAAAATACTCCCCTCTCATTTTCCAGCGTGCTGACAAAACTAGAGAATGGATATGCAGAAGAGGAAGCAGCACCAGCGCCCCAAGGGAATAACTACATCCCGGTAGACTGGACACTGAATACCAAGATGCGATTCATGTCTCCAAAACCATTTGCTTGgaatggaaaattaaaaactagcGAAGAAGCGTCTGGCACTACTGGGTTTGTTCGCTGCCTGGACATCGGTGAAAAGGAAACTACATTGGACACTAGTCCTAATGCTAG GTTTCACCAATGCTGTTTGGTATGGCAGCACCCTTCGCTACCCTGGCTAGAATTATTTCCTCGCTCTGCTGGCAGAGCTAGTGCAGCAATATCGAGCAGCCCGATGGCAGCGACAAATCAGCACATCAAGGATGCTCTGCACCGGGAATGGAGCGAAAGCTTCAGATCATTGTTCCAGCTAGTACGTGCAAGGCAATGCCCATACTTCTATGTATGCACAAACACGTTCACAGTTCTCTTCCgcgctgctggtatttgcggtGTTTCAGAAGTTCATGCCCTTCTTACACCAACCACCAGAGGATTTAGACAAATTCTTAAGCAAGAAG ATATAGTATTTACGATGCCATTGCGGAAAAATTCCAAAAGGCGGTCAGATACAACCGATTCTGGCTGTGATACTCTGGACTCTTCAGCGTCAAATATGACAAATCCTACCGATAAGGAGCATTTGAATgacgaagatgaagatgagGATGGACCGGCAGACAAGTGGTTGCAAAGCCTTGGAGTTgaagattctgaaattcgaaaaataaataatttgcag GCTCGTCTCACTCAGGACAAAGAGAGTGACATAGACAACTCGGCGGAGTCGCTGATTTTCGTTCAAGACGTTGAGACGCAagctttattcaattttttgataaactgTAAATCGTCAATCGCCTCGACCGGTGCCTTGGCAGGCATTCCCCCGACTCTTTTGGCGCCCGTTGCATTTCACGGCGCAACGCTCAAGCCGCTTAAG GTCAGAGAAAGCGTCGTGACCATAGATaaggagaaattttattccctCGAGCTTCGAGGACCGCTTTTACCGCACACGTTGCCAAGTCTTTGCCATCTGATGACTTCGAGTCACCTGGAACAATTCTCGGTCAGCTGCGCGCCCCTCATCTCGACTATTCCATTTTCGCGAGCAGGAAATGGACGAG AAGATGCAGCCGCGTCGGAAGAATCTGTGAAGGCGCCATCTAACGTTTTTGGCCAGGAAAATCTCAGCGATTGCGGTTTTAGCGCGAAGCTACTTAAACATTTTTGCTGTCCAGACCCGCAGCGCATACAGGTCTTAGACAGTTTGAAATTCTCCAATGACGGATACGTGTGGTCTTGA
- the LOC124416664 gene encoding protein downstream neighbor of son homolog isoform X2: MTKFTFNPPMDENSASDLAEWKRPEQVMQLHRLKLRKRALQARMNRTSVEKASPSIDQNSSIPIIDIRQDSATLKRRNPFCRSVTTFKKHKTTPLTARELEASNDTTLFELLNIKKSGNPEKPGQNTPLSFSSVLTKLENGYAEEEAAPAPQGNNYIPVDWTLNTKMRFMSPKPFAWNGKLKTSEEASGTTGFVRCLDIGEKETTLDTSPNARFHQCCLVWQHPSLPWLELFPRSAGRASAAISSSPMAATNQHIKDALHREWSESFRSLFQLVRARQCPYFYVCTNTFTVLFRAAGICGVSEVHALLTPTTRGFRQILKQEDIVFTMPLRKNSKRRSDTTDSGCDTLDSSASNMTNPTDKEHLNDEDEDEDGPADKWLQSLGVEDSEIRKINNLQARLTQDKESDIDNSAESLIFVQDVETQALFNFLINCKSSIASTGALAGIPPTLLAPVAFHGATLKPLKVRESVVTIDKEKFYSLELRGPLLPHTLPSLCHLMTSSHLEQFSVSCAPLISTIPFSRAGNGREDAAASEESVKAPSNVFGQENLSDCGFSAKLLKHFCCPDPQRIQVLDSLKFSNDGYVWS; this comes from the exons ATGACGAAATTCACTTTCAACCCACCAATGGATGAAAATTCTGCATCTGATCTAGCAGAATGGAAACGACCGGAGCAAGTGATGCAGCTTCATCGATTGAAGCTGAGAAAACGAGCGCTTCAGGCCCGCATGAACAGAACTTCGGTAGAAAAGGCTTCACCTTCAATAGATCAGAACAGTTCAATTCCTATAATCGACATCAGACAAGACTCAGCAACTTTGAAACGCAGGAACCCATTCTGTAGAAGTGTGACTACGTTTAAGAAGCACAAAACAACGCCATTAACGGCAAGGGAATTGGAAGCCAGCAACGACACAACCCTTTTTGAGTTGTTGAACATTAAAAAATCGGGAAACCCTGAAAAGCCTGGACAAAATACTCCCCTCTCATTTTCCAGCGTGCTGACAAAACTAGAGAATGGATATGCAGAAGAGGAAGCAGCACCAGCGCCCCAAGGGAATAACTACATCCCGGTAGACTGGACACTGAATACCAAGATGCGATTCATGTCTCCAAAACCATTTGCTTGgaatggaaaattaaaaactagcGAAGAAGCGTCTGGCACTACTGGGTTTGTTCGCTGCCTGGACATCGGTGAAAAGGAAACTACATTGGACACTAGTCCTAATGCTAG GTTTCACCAATGCTGTTTGGTATGGCAGCACCCTTCGCTACCCTGGCTAGAATTATTTCCTCGCTCTGCTGGCAGAGCTAGTGCAGCAATATCGAGCAGCCCGATGGCAGCGACAAATCAGCACATCAAGGATGCTCTGCACCGGGAATGGAGCGAAAGCTTCAGATCATTGTTCCAGCTAGTACGTGCAAGGCAATGCCCATACTTCTATGTATGCACAAACACGTTCACAGTTCTCTTCCgcgctgctggtatttgcggtGTTTCAGAAGTTCATGCCCTTCTTACACCAACCACCAGAGGATTTAGACAAATTCTTAAGCAAGAAG ATATAGTATTTACGATGCCATTGCGGAAAAATTCCAAAAGGCGGTCAGATACAACCGATTCTGGCTGTGATACTCTGGACTCTTCAGCGTCAAATATGACAAATCCTACCGATAAGGAGCATTTGAATgacgaagatgaagatgagGATGGACCGGCAGACAAGTGGTTGCAAAGCCTTGGAGTTgaagattctgaaattcgaaaaataaataatttgcag GCTCGTCTCACTCAGGACAAAGAGAGTGACATAGACAACTCGGCGGAGTCGCTGATTTTCGTTCAAGACGTTGAGACGCAagctttattcaattttttgataaactgTAAATCGTCAATCGCCTCGACCGGTGCCTTGGCAGGCATTCCCCCGACTCTTTTGGCGCCCGTTGCATTTCACGGCGCAACGCTCAAGCCGCTTAAG GTCAGAGAAAGCGTCGTGACCATAGATaaggagaaattttattccctCGAGCTTCGAGGACCGCTTTTACCGCACACGTTGCCAAGTCTTTGCCATCTGATGACTTCGAGTCACCTGGAACAATTCTCGGTCAGCTGCGCGCCCCTCATCTCGACTATTCCATTTTCGCGAGCAGGAAATGGACGAG AAGATGCAGCCGCGTCGGAAGAATCTGTGAAGGCGCCATCTAACGTTTTTGGCCAGGAAAATCTCAGCGATTGCGGTTTTAGCGCGAAGCTACTTAAACATTTTTGCTGTCCAGACCCGCAGCGCATACAGGTCTTAGACAGTTTGAAATTCTCCAATGACGGATACGTGTGGTCTTGA
- the LOC124416665 gene encoding zinc finger and BTB domain-containing protein 44-like isoform X1, whose amino-acid sequence MGDKTFNLTWNNHLANLSGLFEGLYRSGSLTDTTLACQGGMLRAHRLVLAACSPYFERVFKEHYGDQPILILKGVAVEEMECLLDFMYRGSIDVAEEHLASLIKTATDLEIRGLSADHKNDGAYQPHTVKASCTTQNRVERCQIEARVQAIERRKGKAAGTAGASSDGYQQKQKDEDVKLEEIEDDPMVVEAEENFESSMDTPDEQIRRIPPPMYKRETRYKGQKRVPVGRVPRNADVLDIKIKDCVSLKNSPGEDLFEESMSLPVVKEEPSFGSCPDPTVPTVQLNEEPFEQDQDLDNLGSTSGAGSTETTSKSHSTSAKSEVTGRRVSSKEHKAQYKPFSCDLCTLAFTRASHLARHRRVHTGERPFACTLCPRMFARQDKLKQHLDSHLQWPKRRSLGHNLSGHSVGGNDGSCPPTKGRRGRPRKISSEQSAMEEILKFGEFSSLLNKSQNSESNAEGEGGLTCVKDEASLYKDVDCSYGCQVENGHDVQ is encoded by the exons ATGGGGGACAAGACTTTCAACCTTACCTGGAACAACCACCTGGCCAACCTCTCAGGCCTGTTTGAGGGGCTCTACAGAAGCGGATCCCTCACAGACACGACACTGGCTTGCCAAGGCGGCATGCTCAGGGCGCACAGACTGGTGCTGGCCGCCTGCAGTCCCTACTTCGAGAGGGTCTTCAAGGAGCACTACGGCGACCAGCCGATCCTCATTCTGAAAG GTGTCGCAGTCGAGGAGATGGAATGCCTCCTGGACTTCATGTACAGGGGCTCGATCGACGTCGCCGAGGAGCATCTGGCGTCCCTTATCAAGACCGCTACGGACCTCGAAATCCGGGGACTTTCCGCGGACCACAAAAACGACGGCGCCTATCAACCCCACACTGTCAAAGCTTCCTGCACGACGCAGAACAGGGTTGAGCGGTGTCAGATAGAGGCGAGGGTCCAGGCCATCGAACGGAGGAAAGGAAAAGCCGCGGGAACCGCGGGAGCCTCCTCCGATGGGTATCAGCAGAAGCAAAAAGACGAGGACGTTAAGCTCGAGGAAATCGAGGACGATCCGATGGTCGTCGAGGCCGAGGAGAACTTCGAGTCGTCGATGGATACGCCTGACGAGCAAATC AGACGAATCCCACCGCCGATGTACAAGCGCGAGACGAGGTACAAAGGCCAAAAACGAGTCCCCGTTGGTCGCGTGCCCAGGAACGCCGACGTTCTCGACATAAAGATAAAGGACTGCGTCTCGCTGAAGAATTCACCCGGAGAAGACCTCTTCGAGGAGAGCATGTCCCTGCCTGTCGTCAAAGAGGAACCCTCCTTCGGCAGTTGTCCCGACCCCACCGTACCCACTGTTCAGCTGAATGAGGAGCCCTTCGAGCAGGATCAAGATCTCGATAATTTG GGATCAACCAGCGGGGCTGGTTCAACGGAGACGACGTCAAAGTCTCACTCGACTTCTGCGAAGTCCGAGGTGACGGGGAGGAGGGTCAGCTCCAAAGAGCACAAGGCACAGTACAAGCCGTTTTCATGCGACCTCTGCACCCTGGCATTTACGAGGGCGTCTCACCTCGCGCGTCACAGGCGTGTCCACACCGGCGAACGTCCCTTCGCCTGCACCCTTTGCCCGAGGATGTTCGCGAGGCAGGACAAACTGAAGCAGCACCTCGACTCTCACTTGCAATGGCCAAAGCGACGATCCCTCGGGCATAATCTGAGCGGGCACTCGGTCGGGGGGAACgacggaagctgcccgccgacgAAAGGCAGACGCGGAAGACCGCGGAAG ATATCTTCCGAGCAGTCCGCGATGGAGGAGATCCTCAAATTCGGAGAGTTCAGTTCTTTGCTTAACAAATCTCAGAACAGTGAGAGCAATGCTGAAGGCGAGGGTGGTTTGACATGCGTCAAGGACGAGGCGTCGCTTTACAAGGACGTTGATTGCAGCTACGGTTGTCAAGTGGAAAACGGACACGATGTTCAATGA
- the LOC124416665 gene encoding sal-like protein 1 isoform X2: MGDKTFNLTWNNHLANLSGLFEGLYRSGSLTDTTLACQGGMLRAHRLVLAACSPYFERVFKEHYGDQPILILKGVAVEEMECLLDFMYRGSIDVAEEHLASLIKTATDLEIRGLSADHKNDGAYQPHTVKASCTTQNRVERCQIEARVQAIERRKGKAAGTAGASSDGYQQKQKDEDVKLEEIEDDPMVVEAEENFESSMDTPDEQIRRIPPPMYKRETRYKGQKRVPVGRVPRNADVLDIKIKDCVSLKNSPGEDLFEESMSLPVVKEEPSFGSCPDPTVPTVQLNEEPFEQDQDLDNLGSTSGAGSTETTSKSHSTSAKSEVTGRRVSSKEHKAQYKPFSCDLCTLAFTRASHLARHRRVHTGERPFACTLCPRMFARQDKLKQHLDSHLQWPKRRSLGHNLSGHSVGGNDGSCPPTKGRRGRPRKVTCCS; the protein is encoded by the exons ATGGGGGACAAGACTTTCAACCTTACCTGGAACAACCACCTGGCCAACCTCTCAGGCCTGTTTGAGGGGCTCTACAGAAGCGGATCCCTCACAGACACGACACTGGCTTGCCAAGGCGGCATGCTCAGGGCGCACAGACTGGTGCTGGCCGCCTGCAGTCCCTACTTCGAGAGGGTCTTCAAGGAGCACTACGGCGACCAGCCGATCCTCATTCTGAAAG GTGTCGCAGTCGAGGAGATGGAATGCCTCCTGGACTTCATGTACAGGGGCTCGATCGACGTCGCCGAGGAGCATCTGGCGTCCCTTATCAAGACCGCTACGGACCTCGAAATCCGGGGACTTTCCGCGGACCACAAAAACGACGGCGCCTATCAACCCCACACTGTCAAAGCTTCCTGCACGACGCAGAACAGGGTTGAGCGGTGTCAGATAGAGGCGAGGGTCCAGGCCATCGAACGGAGGAAAGGAAAAGCCGCGGGAACCGCGGGAGCCTCCTCCGATGGGTATCAGCAGAAGCAAAAAGACGAGGACGTTAAGCTCGAGGAAATCGAGGACGATCCGATGGTCGTCGAGGCCGAGGAGAACTTCGAGTCGTCGATGGATACGCCTGACGAGCAAATC AGACGAATCCCACCGCCGATGTACAAGCGCGAGACGAGGTACAAAGGCCAAAAACGAGTCCCCGTTGGTCGCGTGCCCAGGAACGCCGACGTTCTCGACATAAAGATAAAGGACTGCGTCTCGCTGAAGAATTCACCCGGAGAAGACCTCTTCGAGGAGAGCATGTCCCTGCCTGTCGTCAAAGAGGAACCCTCCTTCGGCAGTTGTCCCGACCCCACCGTACCCACTGTTCAGCTGAATGAGGAGCCCTTCGAGCAGGATCAAGATCTCGATAATTTG GGATCAACCAGCGGGGCTGGTTCAACGGAGACGACGTCAAAGTCTCACTCGACTTCTGCGAAGTCCGAGGTGACGGGGAGGAGGGTCAGCTCCAAAGAGCACAAGGCACAGTACAAGCCGTTTTCATGCGACCTCTGCACCCTGGCATTTACGAGGGCGTCTCACCTCGCGCGTCACAGGCGTGTCCACACCGGCGAACGTCCCTTCGCCTGCACCCTTTGCCCGAGGATGTTCGCGAGGCAGGACAAACTGAAGCAGCACCTCGACTCTCACTTGCAATGGCCAAAGCGACGATCCCTCGGGCATAATCTGAGCGGGCACTCGGTCGGGGGGAACgacggaagctgcccgccgacgAAAGGCAGACGCGGAAGACCGCGGAAGGTGACTTGCTGCAGCTGA